Genomic DNA from Plasmodium gaboni strain SY75 chromosome Unknown, whole genome shotgun sequence:
ACACATTATGGTTATAAACATTAAAGAAAAAGCTAGTGACCAAAAAACATACTGATCACTTTCAAAAccattttttaaattcattCCAAAAATAGCAGCTATTGTACCAACTACAGTTATTATAAttccatatatttttaaacCTAATTCTAATTTCAAAACATTATTTCTTGCATCATCTAAATTTAATTCAACCATTTGTAATACATCATCCAAAGATTGATCTGTCctatgtataatttttaagAATTCTTCTATTTCATGACAATAATATTCTAACAACATTTCTGTATCTTCATTATTTGGAGTAGGATCTGATTTTTCCCATAATTCTGGTTTATCCCAGAAATATGAAACTTCTAATCTTCTTacatcatcatcattatttaaaacTCCATGAATAGATTTATATACACTTTGAACTTTTTCAtcaattatttttaatttccTTCTCATATCAgttaatttatttatacatttgtatatacttaaattattacttataatttcaaataatttttctgCTTCACATATCACTGGTTCAATTTCATTTTTCAATTCTTCACTTATATCAACAAAGATAGCTTccaaaattaaaatttcAAAAGGTAAAGAATCTTttattaatgatataacTTTTGAATTttcaataaaatatttacacATCTTCTCTTCCTTTTCAGCTATTTCAGGTATTGGACTGTTAGTAAAAGTGGGGATATACAACAAAAAGtctttaaatataatacattttcTATAAGGTAAATTAATAAGTACACAATTTCTTTTAGGAGATATATCAAATCTAGTAGTTGTGttatttgataataattgtCTTATATCTCTATACTGAGCTAAACCACTAGAATTTTCTGGTGTTGTTTCtccttttattttatgtacCATTTTTAACAATTCATGAGATTGTAAAGTATATGGGGTATCTTCTCcattgtatattttatgaacctcatattttaaatatttattaaaacattttattCGTATTTTAAAATCATCGCTTTTCATATATTCTTCTCTATTATCTTTcatataagaaaatatatatttattactatataaaaaagattCTCTTATTCCTTTTGATTCTTTACAATCTTTTACATTATCTTCATCTgatatattgttatatgTTCTATATTCTTCActattatttcttttaaatcCACGTTTCATATAATCCATATAACTACTTTCGTCTTTAAGGTTTGTTTCATTCCTTTGcattatattcttcatttCAACATTCTCATTAAAATTTGATACAATACCTAACTTACTATTATAGTCTTCTATTTGTTTATACTCCTTTAGTTCTTCATCCTTCTCATTTATATTGAGTAAAGGTTTCTTTAATTTTCCTTCATCAGACATTGTTCAGagttttattttttataaaaaataaaataagataatttattctattgacaaaaatatatatatatatttttcctaTATTTAAAAGCAATGTGTTAAGTTTAATAAAccaaaaatataaaaaagaaaaaaaaaaatcttcAAACAcataagaataatatatgatatctatacatatatatatatatattttttttatgtgatattttaaaattacAATTTTGAATTCTTAAACATTTTTCTATTAAATCCTTTGTGTTATCGAATGTTTCAGTATTTTCTATTCAAATAGGAAAAGGAAATTAAATGAAACAttttaagaaatatttattgtgatatatgttatattttatttttttttttattttcatctatataaaataagatatatatttcaatatgatatgcatatattatgtgaacctgtattaaaaagaattaattaaatatataaatatatagatatatatatttgtcCTAGAAAAATTCCATTcttaaattaattattttcttatataaaatatttttattctttgaaataatatgaaaaacTAATGAATAACAGCAagtaattttttattcatatcatacaaatttattaaaaaaaaaaaaaaaattgttaaTTTTTCATGCATAC
This window encodes:
- a CDS encoding putative CorA-like Mg2+ transporter protein — its product is MSDEGKLKKPLLNINEKDEELKEYKQIEDYNSKLGIVSNFNENVEMKNIMQRNETNLKDESSYMDYMKRGFKRNNSEEYRTYNNISDEDNVKDCKESKGIRESFLYSNKYIFSYMKDNREEYMKSDDFKIRIKCFNKYLKYEVHKIYNGEDTPYTLQSHELLKMVHKIKGETTPENSSGLAQYRDIRQLLSNNTTTRFDISPKRNCVLINLPYRKCIIFKDFLLYIPTFTNSPIPEIAEKEEKMCKYFIENSKVISLIKDSLPFEILILEAIFVDISEELKNEIEPVICEAEKLFEIISNNLSIYKCINKLTDMRRKLKIIDEKVQSVYKSIHGVLNNDDDVRRLEVSYFWDKPELWEKSDPTPNNEDTEMLLEYYCHEIEEFLKIIHRTDQSLDDVLQMVELNLDDARNNVLKLELGLKIYGIIITVVGTIAAIFGMNLKNGFESDQYVFWSLAFSLMFITIMCLFYVVVSFKKVKI